ACAAGGTCTGTCCCACCCCCGAAACACAGCCTCACTTCTCTCCATCTAATTTATAATTTCCTTTAAAATAGCTTTGTAACTGATGGCTTTATTCCTTATTCcatccaattaaaaaaagagcacaAAAAGCACAAGAAATCTGATttctttgacctttttttgcAACAGCTCCAAACAGTTCTCGTCGAAAAACTCTGAACTTCTCAGGAAAGGGCTGGGGATGGCTGGTGTTCCCAGTAGCTTTCTGAAAAGTTCAGAGTTTTTCAACCAGAAGCCAGTGCCTTTCTGCCAGAAATAAACCCTATATAGCTTAAAATAGCATTAAACAGGGtacagagagactgaaacaATGGTTAAACTGTTAAAGCATAGAGATCAAAACTTTGACACACGTTTGGGACAACTGAAGTTCTCTGTAGAATGGGCAGAGAAGAGAGCAGCAGTCCCTAATGCACAGTGTCTATTTCAGTCATAAGGGAACAGAGAGTATTGCATTTTTGTAaactttacttcctgttttccagCCGCCTCAACCTCAGCTGACATGGAGTGCGGTGGTGGAGAGCTCTCTGACAGCGGCAGCAGTGGCTACTGGAGCTGGGACCACGGCAACGTAAGCCCCGCCCCTTCGTCTTCAGTCACTGAGATTGACAGCAGCCCCGATGAAGGCCTACAGATGGAGCTGGAGCAGGGGGAGGAGCTTAATGCCAAAAAGCCAAAGGTACAAAGCAAAATATCTTTATGAAAAGACTGTATTCTCTTTGtactttttgtctcttttcacACTTATTCTTATTTCATGTGCTGTGTGTTACCTGTACTGTGTTTTGTTCTCTCCCTCAGAGCTCTTTCAGAAGTGTGTACAGGTGTCTCTGGCCCAGCTGTGGCAAGGTGCTCACGTCTTCAGTCGGAATAAAAAGACACATCCGGGTGCTGCATCTGGGGTGAGTTACATTTACAATCCGATGGTTATTCTTTAAAACATATCAATATTGGCACTGATACAAAAGCGAAGTTTAGGTACAGAAACCTCAATgaatcttttttaatttaggaaCTGTAGGAAAATGATTGTAaggtgtaaaaaaatatataaggcCAGGattattaatactttttttcccaTTAATTTAAAGAGGCAGAGTATAAAAAGGGATATGGTGAACCCTTATGTTTATAGATGATCAGCTTGTTGCCATAATATTTAAGAAGTGAAATTGCCAAATATATGACAAACTTTTCCAAGCCACTTTCAGTGTTTTAGATAGTAACTGCTGAAGGAaatactgaaagaaaaataacttcttTTGAGGACTGCATGCCATGACGCTCAGTAaagcttttttacatttttaagggattgctaaaatgctaactttgtATATCTGTGTGAACTGCTCATAATTTGTTTACGATCCCTAacttttagaaaacattttacacatgTATCAATCTTATTTGATTAAAGAAGCCAATCTTCTGAAATGTTGTGTAAACAAAAGTTACTACACAAGATACAGGTTTAGACTTTTAGACTATCATATGTGATAATCGCAATATTTCCGCAGGTCttatttttgaaacattaaGAAATGATGCAGATGATTTTATAATTATGGAGATAGGATTAAGATGGTATTTTATCCCTGTTAGACATTCTAATATTTGAGCCTTGGAACCACAAAGGTGTAGTGAAAGCTAGACAGTTTAGCCTTTAGAACATGTCTGAGCTTGAGATTTTATATCTGGGCCACAGTGTGTGCTGCATTAATGTGCCAAACAAACAACTCACTCATTTTCCCCTGTCCCCTCCATctgccaaaaacacacacacacacagcagtgggTCAGATCAGTCCCGGAGAGAAGAAGACTTCTACTACACCAAGTTCTCCTGTGAGAGCGTGGACTCCAACCTAACTCCGGCCCCGTCCCAGCAGGCTCTGGGCCAGGCCTCGTCCTCTCATCTCAGCTGGGCCCCCTGCGATACTCCTCCGGCCTCTGGGGTCCAGATCCCTCCAGCTCACAGACCCAGGTCCAACTCCAGCTCCGGGCCGGGCCCCAGCAGGCCAAGTCCGCTCAGCCAGTCGGCCCCCAGCAGCTTCTGGCAGATCCACTCGGAGCATCTGTATCAGGTGGGTGCAGCTCTCAGTCTCTGACAAGTTTGAACTGCTGACTGACGACTGGCAGTGTTAAAGGGGACATAACATAATCAATTTCACTATGGGCTGCACAAATGACTTACAGTGATAACTTTGACTGATATAATTGCTAACAAGTATCTTTTGTTGAATTTGTACAGACGATTTGTATGCAGGGTTCTCCGAAATACTTCCTTTAGGATGCTATTttaacatataaataatatagatattGGGCTTCATTCGACTTGAATATTACACTAGTCCATTTTGCAATTTTGATAACATTCTTAATTGTGTCTCCATAGGGAGAGGTATATTCTAATGAGCCTTTCGTTTGCATCaattccatgtttttttttttgtaatagcTTATTGGGTAATGTTCCCTTTTTAGCTGCAAGGTAACTACTgtaattagcttagcttagcatagaaaACTGCAAATGTGGAAAAATCCAGCTTGGCTAATATAGTTATTCCTCATTTGTTTGAAGCTTTATGTCTGAATGCTGctgccaaatgaaatgtattctaaAAGGACACTCAATGCATATAATATGAGAGGGTTTTTGTGGTCAAATGTTTTGACACAAAATACATGTGTAAGAATTGCCATTAAAATCCCTAATTTCAAAATATAATTGTTTAATTCTAGTATTTTAGTTcttctgtaaaatgtgtttttgagaataggaggaaagagaaaggagacagCACTAGTTAGCATAAATTATTAAAGGTCAGgcctacgtgtgtgtgtgtgtgtgtgtgtgtgtgtgtgtgtgtgtgtgtgtgtatgtgtgtgtgtgtgtgtgtgtgtgtgtgtgtgtgtgtgtgtgtgtgtgtgtgtgtgtgtgtgtacaggatTTTATGATGCAAAATTGATAGTATTCATATACCATGCAGATACCCCTCTCACAAACCAATGAGCAACAACTTTGTTTATGCATTACAAAGCAGCACATTTCACTGGTGACCTGCATTTACCCTGCACCACTGGGCCTGTAAATGGATGCTTTGTGACAGTGAGAGAGTAAGCGGTCGGCAAGTCGGCTCCCCAAGGGAGACCAGACTCTCACCAGCCTGTAAAAGGCAGGCATGATTTCTTCCTTTGGGTATTACAGTGGATACAACTCGATGTTCACATCACCATGCTCAATTTGGAcaaaaaatcagaaaaaagtCCCTTGcaaaattaacacacacatgtatttgttcTATTTGTAATACAATGCTGATGTGTTCACTTTTGTACCACTTTTGTCTTTAATTTCCTTGTGGATGCACAAATCCAGTGGTTTTGTCCCTAATTGAGAGTGTGGGTTGAATCATGGGTCATTGCTGCCGGTGGAGTTTAAGCCTGGGTGTCATGTCTGCTGGGGGTTTGTAGCTTGAAATGCCTGACCACAGCGCTGTACTCACATCAGCACGTTTTTCAATGTTTCTAAATGACGCGCACTAAATGTCACTTCAGATATAACAAAGTGGATATTCCCATTCATAATGTTTCGTATATTATTGGAATGTTATTGCTCTACCACAGATGTTAACTAACCTTTCTTTTGACTTGTGAGGTCAAAGGTGACAAACtagataaaagaaaatgaaagccaCATTCCTCTTTTGGCATTGGGTCCATAGtgatttttttcatgttttcctAAAATATATGCGCTAATTTTGTCATTTTGGTTGAAATGGAGAACACTTCCTTTTGATATGAAACAAGAAATCTGATCAAACAGACAAGATGGATCATGTGTTGTCTTCCGTCGTTTGCTTCATCCAGGCCTGCAGCCCCGTCCAGGTATCTGTGGCCCCCATGACCCCCGGATGCCAGGGTTGGACCCCCTCCACCTCCGTCTCTGGCCATAGTAACACTCCGGTGAGTCTTCGGTCCGCTACttattgaattgtttttctaTCATTTAGTCTCTTTCACATTTTAACATAAGAACCAATAaagaagacaacaaaacatgacTTGTGCATTCATACTAAACGTGTGGTAATGTTCTCCAGGTGGTGAAGCCTCGCTGTCGCTCCGTCAGTGTGGGGGAACAGTGGCTCCAGCAGAACAGGCTGCAGCCTATGAGTGCTTCACCCTCCCGCACTCACTGCTCCTTCAGGTGAGTGCTGAGATGATTTTCAAGCAATAAAATCTCACACAGTAATTGCGTGTCCATAACAATATCCTAAATACCAATGTGACATCATCAAATGTCTTTTCAGCAAGTCCCACACTAAATTTAGGACCTAggacatttttctcaaactataatcattatttttctcaaacgTTATCATAATATCTGCAGTTTATTATTTTGAGGATTACCAGTTTTTGATAATCAAATGAGTTTTGTGGTGAGGCGAAGCTAATGATGACCTTATACAATTTCACACTTACCGACTGTAAATGAGGCCTTATCGATCTGGCTTCACACATCTATctgctgttttctcttttgattcCAGTGTCTGTCCAATACCTTTCACCTGCAGGTGGCCATTTTATCTCCTACTTTGCTGCTGTCTGCAAACTCACATTTTTATGGCTTGGCCAGGAGAAATAAAATTGATTCAATCTTCTCTTCATTTGTTATCACTCTATTTTCCCTCAGTCTCATCTACCTTTATAGAGTTTGACCACATTAAGCGTGGGTGTAAGCACCCCTTCCTCTCCTGCTTCCTCACATTGCTGCTCCTCCATATGATTTTTCTCTTTACATCTGCAGGAAGGGTCGCGGTGAGGCCAAAAAGTGCCGTAAGGTGTATGGAGTGGAGCGCAAGGATCAGTGGTGCACCGCCTGTCGCTGGAAAAAAGCCTGTCAGCGCTTCCCTGACTAAAGACTGTTGTGTGATGAAGAGCGAGAGCATGAAAGACGAAGACGTtaatgaatggatgaatgataAAAAGAGACTTTTATCAAAAAGAGGATATACTCCAGGGCCTGAGAGCCTACAAGAAAAACCAcaagtctgttttattttcaggctACAtccacacaaatacatttttggtgtTAAAACACATGATACTGCTACATTAACGCCTAGCGTCCACATTACAAAATTGGTGTTTTTGAACCAATAAAGCAGAGACCTTTGAAACATTGCTGACCCTGTTTATGTTTGAAAACTCTGGGATTGCATTTCAGTCCAGACAGGTGGAAGCAGAATCTTTTGAAAAGGATCAAGCCTATGTTAGCATACTGTTCTTGTAAAGGCAGAAACAAAGTCTTTTGAAAATGCTAAAGCCTACGTTAGCTTGCTGTTTTTGTCCAGGCAGAAACAGAGTCTTTAAAGAAAGCTAAAGCCTATGTTAGCATACGGTTGCTTTTCAGGAGGAAACAAGAGTCTTTTAAAAATTCTAAAGCTTACGTTAGCTTACTGTTCTTGTACAAGCggaaacagtcattaaaaaaatgctaaAGCCTATGTTAGCGTACTGTTGTCTAACAGGCATCATGTCCTTGCCCATTGCAACATGTCCCCATTACTTAATCTTTTTCCGAAAAGCAACGACGATGCTGTGTGCTTTCCGTTGACTCCATATCTATGGATTATTTTCACAGCCTTTACCGCCCTAAAATGTTGCATTAATGTCAGTGACAGTTCAACCTCGTCTCTGGTCATACTTCCCGCCATTGCTGTTGTTCCTCCGTAGTACCTTGTGGAACTAAAAGACTAACCTCACTGTCGACAATCTGCTTTCTGTTTACACCGGCACACGCAGACCCAGTGTAAATGaatggtcatgtgatgtgtgttATCAGGCATGTTCGTATTGGCGGAGGTTCTTTCTGAAACGGTGCTAAAACGCCTGTGTTTACAGAGATCTTATCCGTGTGGATGTAGCCTcaaccttttcattttctttctagAGAAATGCAAATGGATTTTCTGTATCTTTGTAACTTGATCCTGAAAACTGAAGTCTGCGATGGTGCTAACTGTTGACTGACTTT
The sequence above is drawn from the Eleginops maclovinus isolate JMC-PN-2008 ecotype Puerto Natales chromosome 15, JC_Emac_rtc_rv5, whole genome shotgun sequence genome and encodes:
- the znf395b gene encoding zinc finger protein 395b isoform X1, producing the protein MAATGPEDRAEEGPGGAAVCPQGLQACTSTTTHSSNGQNNLVCTPRCAQAEKAFMQSGHQKNRTSVQLQREAERGWSNMATPSHTGGPTINLGNSFRSPESVEMDEIMAAMVLTSLSCSPVVQSLPNTDPGQAASTSADMECGGGELSDSGSSGYWSWDHGNVSPAPSSSVTEIDSSPDEGLQMELEQGEELNAKKPKSSFRSVYRCLWPSCGKVLTSSVGIKRHIRVLHLGSGSDQSRREEDFYYTKFSCESVDSNLTPAPSQQALGQASSSHLSWAPCDTPPASGVQIPPAHRPRSNSSSGPGPSRPSPLSQSAPSSFWQIHSEHLYQACSPVQVSVAPMTPGCQGWTPSTSVSGHSNTPVVKPRCRSVSVGEQWLQQNRLQPMSASPSRTHCSFRKGRGEAKKCRKVYGVERKDQWCTACRWKKACQRFPD
- the znf395b gene encoding zinc finger protein 395b isoform X2; its protein translation is MAATGPEDRAEEGPGGAAVCPQGLQACTSTTTHSSNGQNNLVCTPRCAQAEKAFMQSGHQKNRTSVQLQREAERGWSNMATPSHTGGPTINLGNSFRSPESVEMDEIMAAMVLTSLSCSPVVQSLPNTDPGQAASTSADMECGGGELSDSGSSGYWSWDHGNVSPAPSSSVTEIDSSPDEGLQMELEQGEELNAKKPKSSFRSVYRCLWPSCGKVLTSSVGIKRHIRVLHLGGSDQSRREEDFYYTKFSCESVDSNLTPAPSQQALGQASSSHLSWAPCDTPPASGVQIPPAHRPRSNSSSGPGPSRPSPLSQSAPSSFWQIHSEHLYQACSPVQVSVAPMTPGCQGWTPSTSVSGHSNTPVVKPRCRSVSVGEQWLQQNRLQPMSASPSRTHCSFRKGRGEAKKCRKVYGVERKDQWCTACRWKKACQRFPD